The genomic DNA GCTAGGATCGATCTCAACGGTGAACGTCTCTTGCGTTACGTTGCTGTCGTTACCATCGATCGTCGTTACGGAGATGGTGACATCAAAATCGTCAGCCGATCCGGTGGGCGGAACGATCTGCAGTTCATCCAGTTTGTCGACATCCACATCGACCTTGCCGTCGATCGGCTGCACCAACGTATCGCCAACCTGCACCTTCGCTCCCGTCGGCAGCCCCAAAAGTTCAACCTTCTCGATCTGGTCTCCGGTTTCAGCTTGAGCGCTGATCACCACATCGATCGGTTGACCGGGGACACCGGTCTCGGCGCTGACGGCAATCGTCGCGTCTTGTGCGCCACCATCGCCAGTGGAAACGCTGCTGTTGGTTGACGGCGAGTCGCTGTTGTCGCTCAGCAAATCATCTTGAGCATCGTCGATCTCCGTTGCTGCGAATAGATCCGCGCTGATCGGTACGGGTTCGATGAACAGTTGGTCCTCGACTGGAGATGTCGATCCGACGCTGATATCCTCCGCCGCTGCGGCGGGGTCGATCCCTTCGAGAGGACTCGCCGACATCAGCACCATCGGCTCCACCGTCTCCAGATCCGATACCCACGGTTTGCGTTCCGCAGGATCGTCGGTGCCGTTGCCCTTGGTGTCGCCCGAAAACGCTTTGATGATGTTTTTGATAGTCTTGTTCATCGATTTAGATCTTAGAAGTCAGAGGGTGGTGGTGATGGGATCGTGCGACTACGCCGAAAAAGCGTTCGGCCGGAAACGGTTGATGGAAACGGGATTCATGGAAGTGGAACGTTGAGGCGAAGACCACGCGTTGCCAAAACTTTTGTGAGTTCCCGAGCTGGAACGCGTTTGAGTCAACGCAACGCGATTCACGCCGGTTTGGGACAGCCAAGTGCGGTGTGCCTGCCCGTTGGACGGTCTTGCCGGAGACGGTGTGTCGTGTTGATGTGGTGTTCGGGAGGAGGCGACAGGCGATCCGATTGGGAGCACGTCAGTCGTGGCCGTGCATTCCGCGACGTCGATCGACTGGGCGGCGAGATGCGGTTTATGGCCAGCAGTCAGTGACTGCGTTTCGGCAACCGACGGCGAAAGATGAAACAGCCTCGTCCTATTCCGTTGCTGCATTACAAATAGCCCGTTGCTGTCGGGCGATGCTTGCGGAGCTCTACGATTCATTGCTGCGACTCCCGACGCCACGCGTTGCAATCCGCTGCGGCGGTTCCTCGTGTCTGTAACCGTCGCTGCCTCACAGCCTCGTTTGAGTTTGTGAGAATCGCGCGGCGGATTGATTCAAGTACCAACTAATACCTAGCTTAGCTCACGATTGGCGAGTGGCCGGAAAAAGGGAGGAAAGCTTGTCGCCGGTGCCACGATGTCGGCCATCCAGCCGTATAGAGACCGTGTTCTCGCTGCCTGTCTCGCATGATGTTGCATCGACACAGCGTTGTGTGTCGCAAAATGACAACGCCACGATCGGGTGGTTGCCTGCGCGCGAGCGGTCGCGGGCGCTCCGCGGTCTTGGATTGATCGATCGGCAGCGGTGCATCTGGGAGAAAATCTTCAGGAAACGGCTCCCGATCCTGTCCTCTGGAGGGCAAAATGCTAATAATGAAAATCGCTGCGACCAGCCACGTCCTCCGAGTCGAATGGGACGATCAAAGCCTCAGGTTTTCTGGAGTTCAACCGATGAAAAACGCTTTTTTGCACCGTCTGAACCTCGATCCGCATCGCTCGACTATCCGCTCCACAGCCGCCCTGAGAAAGGCATCGTCGAGTGGACGCGTCCTTTCCGGTGCGCTGTTGCTGTGCTTGGCCCCGCTGACGATCGCTCAGGAAATTGAAACTCCCCAAGTGATCCCAACCCCATCGGTCCAGCTGCCGCCGAAGCCTGTCGACTCGACCTTGCTGAACGATTTGCAGCCTGCCAAGAAGCCTCGGCTGGGGTTGGTCGTGGAGGATTTGACGCCTCAGTTGGCCAAACATCTGCGCACCGACCGAGGTGTCTACGTGGCGAGTGTCGAACAGGATGGCCCCGCGGATGTGGCGGGTGTCCGCTCGGGCGACGTCATCGTTCGCGTCGGCGAAACCGAGGTCGCGTCGATCACCGACTTGATGGCTGCGGTGGCCAAGATCGATGGCGAAACGATCTCGTTGACGCTCGAAGGCGAAAAGGGGCGTCGGACCGCGGAAGTAAAGCCGGTGATGGTCGCCGAAGAGCCGATCGAACTGATGGACTTGGACGAATTCGAGGACTCCGCACCGGGCGATCGCGATCCGCTGATCACCGGCGATCTGATCCGTCAATTGATGAATGAATTTGGCCAAAGTCTCGACGGGCGGACGCTCCGCGATCTCGGCGGGTTGGCTGATCAACTGCTGAACGATAACCTCGGCCAGAATGAACCATTGATGGACCGCCAGTTGAAGATCACGATCGATCGGCGTGGCGACGATCCCGCGGAGATCTTTGTCGAACTCGATGGTGAACAATATAAGACCGATGCCAAGCACCTCGACCAACTGCCGCAAGAGTTGCGGGCAACGATCGCGGAACTGGTCGGCGAACCGCGAACAGGCAAGAGCTTCCGTTTCGGCGGCATCCACATCGACCTCGATGGCCAACGACCGCGCAGCATCGATCCTCCGTCGTTGAAACAGCCGAAAGCTCCGCGAGGCTTCGAGCCACTAGACGAAGAAAACGCCGTGCCGTCGCAGATCGACCAGTTGCGCCGCGAACTTAACGAATTGCGACGCAAGCTCGATCGCATCCAACCCAACCCAAGTGATTTCGATTGAACGATTCTGCTCTACTAACGGAAACTCCCCACCTTCCGCCACTCTCCCTCGGTCCCGTCGAGATCGGTTTTCCGGTCGTCCAAGCGGCTCTCTCGGGATACAGCGACTGGCCGATGCGCGTGATCGCGCGTCGCGCCGGGGCATCGTACACGTTGTGCGAAGTCATGCTCGACCAGTTCTTATTAGCCGTTAAGCAACGCAATAAGACGCGGCACTTCCTGCACATCAGCGATGAAGAGCATCCGGTCGGCGGCCAGTTGATGGGAGCCGAACCGGAGCAGTTTGCCGCCGGAGCGCTGCGGTTGGTCGAAGCTGGCTTCGACGTGATCGATATCAACTTTGGGTGTCCCGTCAAGAAGGTGCTAGGTCGCTGCCGCGGCGGCTTTCATCTGTCGCAACCCGAGGTGGCGCTGGAGATCGTTCGCAGGACGCGCGATATCGTCCCCGACCCGATCCCCGTCACCGTCAAGATGCGGCGCGGTATCGACGACAGCGATCAGAGTCGCGATAACTTCTTCACGATCATCGATGGTGCGTTTGACGCCGGTGTCGCCGCGGTCACAGTGCACGGCCGGACGGTGGAGCAGCGTTATAAGGGCCCCAGTCGCTGGAGCTTCCTAAAAGAGGTTAAGCAGCACGTGGGCGATCGCACGATTCTCGGCAGCGGCGATCTGTTTACCGCGGACGATTGCCTGCGGATGATGCGTGAAACGGGGATCGACGGCGTCACGGTCGCTCGCGGTGCGATCGGTAATCCGTGGATCTTTGCTCAGGCAAGAGCCTTGGCGCAAGGGCTCGAACTGCCAGCGCCGCCAACCGTCCTGGAGCAGCGTGCGGTAATGGAATCGCATTACGACCTGATGCAGCAAATGTATGGCGATCGAGCGCCGATGCTGATGCGCAAGTTTGCAATAAAGTATTCCGCCAGCCACCCCGAATTCGACGCACTGAAAGTCGCCTTCTCGCGACTCAAGTCGGCTGAGGAATTTGTCGCGGTGCTCGATCAATATTATCAACAGGATCGACCCGGCCAATATCCTCCCTCGACCGTCCACGCGACGCAGCAGGAATGTTAAGCAGGTCGCTTGTGTTTTTTCGTTTAACCGCGAGCCCATCGGGCCGCGCGGCCCTGAAAAACGCGGGGCGATGCCCGCGCGGTTAAACTCAATACCGTTCAACGAAGCAGCCTCGGACTGTCGCAAGAATTAGCGGCGGTATGTAGTGGACGAGGTTACGAGTCCCTGCGATCTGGGCTGATGCATGCAAAAGGACTCGTAGCCTCGTCCACTACCGTTCGTTGAACGATATTGATTGCGGTTAAACTAGAAAACTCCATGCTTGCTGCTTCGTCTCACTCCGGCGACCGATCACTTCAACTCACCTCGCGACAGAAGGTTCCAGACGATGGATGTCTCCAGCTTAATCCTCGGCGCGTTGGTGCTGTTGGCCGCGATCTTGCTCCAGTGGCGGACCCCGCAGGGCGGCCCTGCCGGCGAGCCCGAGAGCGAACTCGATACGCGATACTACCGCGTTCGTACCCGCCGTCGCCGGATGGTCCATCTGCTGTTGGGGATCATCGGTTCGCTGAGCATCGCCGCGGGGGTGCTTGGCCAGGGGCGGGCGTTCTTTTTGATCTGGGCGGCGGTCCCTTTGGTCGTCTTTCTGATCGTGATCCTGGCGATGCTGGACGCCTATCAAACGCATCGCTATCTCGTGAAAAAGCTGCCTGAAATCCAAGCGGCCAGTTTTTCCGATATCGATCCCGAAAAGGGACTGCGTTGAGTTTGGCGAGCTTGCCGGTCAGGCGGTTTGCCTGCGCGGCGGTTTCATCGCGGCGAAGCGGTGAGGCTCTGTTGAGTGTTGGCTGAGCCTGATAGATTAGGCCGCTATGACAACACCGATGATGCGACAATACGAAGAGGCGAAACAGGCGTGCGGCGACGCGATGCTGCTGTTTCGCATGGGCGATTTCTACGAGCTGTTTGCCGAGGATGCCAAGCAGGCGGCCAAGGTCCTGGGGCTGACTTTGACCAGCCGCGACAAGGATTCGGCCAACCCCACGGCGATGGCTGGATTCCCCTACCACCAGCTGGATGCCTACCTGCGGAAACTGATCTCCGCCGGCTTCCGCGCCGCGGTCTGCGAACAGGTCGAAGACCCAAAAGAAGCCAAGGGCTTGGTCCGCCGCGAGGTCACCCGCGTCGTCTCCGCCGGGACCCTGACCGACGACCAACTGCTGGACCCACGCGAAGCGAACTACTTGGTCGCCGTCTACAAGCCGCCAGCGGAGTCGAAGCGGAAAGCTGCCGCCGGTGCTCCCGAAGTCGTCGGCATCGCCTGGGCCGAGCTCTCCAGCGGTCGCTTCGAAGCCGGCTTGTTCCCCGCCGAACGCTTGGAGGACGAACTGGCTCGCATCGGTCCAGCCGAAGTCTTGATCCGCGAAGACGACGTCCGCACCTCGTTGGATTCGACAGCCACCTGGTCGGTGACCGATCGCCCGGCCTGGACCTTCGCCTTCGATGAATCGATGCAGCTACTGTGTCGCCAGTTTGGCGTCCGCAGTCTCGAGGGCTTCGGCTTTAACGACGAACACCGCCCCGCGATCCAAGCCGCCGGTGCGGTGTTGGCCTATCTGTCGGAAACGCAACGAAGTGGACTGGACCACTTCGATTCCTTGATCGCTCACCACAACAGCCCCTCGGTCCAGATCGATGCCGCCACGCGCCGCAGCCTCGAGATCACGCGGACCTTGCGCTCCGGATCGCGAACCGGTTCGCTGTTGGATGTGATCGACCAAACTTTGACTCCGATGGGTGCCCGCCAATTGGGCGCCTGGATCGC from Rosistilla oblonga includes the following:
- a CDS encoding PDZ domain-containing protein, coding for MKNAFLHRLNLDPHRSTIRSTAALRKASSSGRVLSGALLLCLAPLTIAQEIETPQVIPTPSVQLPPKPVDSTLLNDLQPAKKPRLGLVVEDLTPQLAKHLRTDRGVYVASVEQDGPADVAGVRSGDVIVRVGETEVASITDLMAAVAKIDGETISLTLEGEKGRRTAEVKPVMVAEEPIELMDLDEFEDSAPGDRDPLITGDLIRQLMNEFGQSLDGRTLRDLGGLADQLLNDNLGQNEPLMDRQLKITIDRRGDDPAEIFVELDGEQYKTDAKHLDQLPQELRATIAELVGEPRTGKSFRFGGIHIDLDGQRPRSIDPPSLKQPKAPRGFEPLDEENAVPSQIDQLRRELNELRRKLDRIQPNPSDFD
- a CDS encoding tRNA dihydrouridine synthase; the protein is MNDSALLTETPHLPPLSLGPVEIGFPVVQAALSGYSDWPMRVIARRAGASYTLCEVMLDQFLLAVKQRNKTRHFLHISDEEHPVGGQLMGAEPEQFAAGALRLVEAGFDVIDINFGCPVKKVLGRCRGGFHLSQPEVALEIVRRTRDIVPDPIPVTVKMRRGIDDSDQSRDNFFTIIDGAFDAGVAAVTVHGRTVEQRYKGPSRWSFLKEVKQHVGDRTILGSGDLFTADDCLRMMRETGIDGVTVARGAIGNPWIFAQARALAQGLELPAPPTVLEQRAVMESHYDLMQQMYGDRAPMLMRKFAIKYSASHPEFDALKVAFSRLKSAEEFVAVLDQYYQQDRPGQYPPSTVHATQQEC